Proteins encoded by one window of Methanocaldococcus sp.:
- the tdt gene encoding tellurite-resistance/dicarboxylate transporter, producing the protein MLEACESKWDIVKNFIPSWFASVMGTGIFAISSWMYSVYILVLKYVAIGLFYLNIIMFFIFLIPWTLRWILFPKDALADLEHPVLSSFYPTIAVAMLVLASDLILIGHNIDIAKYFWAFGAIGMLLFSLIVPYYMFKSESIKLDHVNPGWYIPPVGLIVVSIAGSLIIPHLSGILYEVAVIINYYCWGSGFFLYLALLAIVIYRFILHHPLPSELSPTIWINLGPIGAGIIALINLVNNSPFISVKEPFYIFSLLFWGFGVWWVLMAIIMTIHYVKKLKLPYGMPWWAFIFPLGAYVASSHMVYNIFQYIIIDYIGFVLYWLLFGLWTITFIKTVIATYHGYSFK; encoded by the coding sequence ATGTTAGAAGCATGTGAATCAAAATGGGATATTGTTAAAAATTTTATACCTTCGTGGTTTGCATCAGTAATGGGAACAGGAATTTTTGCAATATCAAGTTGGATGTATTCAGTATATATTCTAGTATTAAAATATGTTGCTATTGGTTTATTTTACCTAAATATTATAATGTTCTTTATATTCTTAATTCCTTGGACTTTGAGATGGATATTGTTCCCAAAAGATGCATTGGCAGATTTAGAACATCCAGTTTTAAGTTCATTTTATCCAACAATTGCAGTTGCAATGCTCGTATTAGCATCAGATCTTATTCTAATTGGGCATAATATAGATATTGCAAAATACTTTTGGGCTTTTGGAGCAATTGGTATGCTACTTTTTAGTTTAATAGTTCCTTACTATATGTTTAAATCAGAAAGTATAAAACTGGATCATGTTAATCCAGGTTGGTATATTCCACCAGTAGGTTTAATAGTAGTTTCAATTGCTGGAAGTTTGATAATCCCTCATTTAAGTGGAATATTATATGAAGTAGCAGTAATAATAAATTATTATTGTTGGGGTTCAGGATTTTTCTTATATTTGGCTCTACTTGCAATAGTTATTTATAGATTTATACTACACCATCCACTACCTTCAGAATTATCTCCAACCATATGGATCAATTTAGGACCAATCGGAGCAGGAATTATAGCATTGATTAATTTAGTAAATAATTCTCCATTTATTTCAGTAAAAGAGCCGTTTTATATATTTTCATTACTGTTTTGGGGCTTCGGTGTGTGGTGGGTCTTGATGGCAATAATAATGACAATACACTATGTTAAAAAACTAAAATTGCCTTATGGTATGCCTTGGTGGGCGTTTATCTTCCCTCTTGGAGCATATGTTGCATCCTCTCATATGGTTTATAATATATTCCAATACATTATAATAGATTACATTGGATTTGTATTATACTGGCTATTGTTTGGTTTATGGACAATAACCTTTATAAAAACTGTAATAGCCACATATCATGGATATTCATTTAAATAA
- the hypE gene encoding hydrogenase expression/formation protein HypE has translation MKITRMHGAGGKAMQDLIKNVILKNLELTSVNGGIGLESLDDSSTIPIGDKEIVFTVDGHTVKPIFFPGGDIGRLAVSGTVNDLAVMGAKPLALSLSLIIPEGFKLEDLERIIKSINETSKEAEVAIITGDTKVSDGVDDIIISTSGIGIVDRGKAIRDCNVKEGDAIIVSGNIGEHGLSILLSREGFDFDVNIKSDVAPINKLIEKVLEEGIQINAMKDPTRGGLADALNEMAEKSNIGITIFEDKIPISDEVQSICDILGLDPLTIANEGKVVMAVKKEDAERCLEILREHPLGKNAEIIGYATKEHKGVIMETIVGRRIVDMPIGDPIPRVC, from the coding sequence ATGAAAATTACAAGAATGCACGGTGCCGGAGGAAAGGCAATGCAAGATTTAATAAAAAATGTTATTTTAAAAAATTTAGAATTAACTTCTGTTAATGGCGGTATCGGATTGGAAAGTTTGGATGACTCTTCAACAATACCAATAGGAGATAAAGAGATTGTTTTTACTGTTGATGGACATACAGTTAAACCAATATTTTTTCCAGGAGGAGATATTGGCAGATTAGCAGTTAGTGGAACAGTAAATGACTTAGCAGTTATGGGAGCTAAACCATTGGCATTGTCTTTATCTTTAATAATTCCTGAGGGTTTTAAGTTAGAGGACTTGGAGAGGATTATTAAATCTATAAATGAAACTTCCAAAGAAGCAGAAGTGGCAATAATTACCGGAGACACAAAGGTTTCTGATGGTGTTGATGATATTATTATTTCAACTTCTGGGATAGGAATAGTTGATAGAGGTAAAGCTATAAGAGACTGTAATGTTAAGGAAGGAGATGCAATAATTGTATCAGGCAATATTGGAGAGCATGGATTATCTATTTTATTATCAAGAGAAGGTTTTGATTTTGATGTTAATATAAAATCAGATGTAGCTCCAATAAATAAATTGATTGAGAAGGTTTTAGAAGAAGGAATTCAAATAAATGCAATGAAAGATCCTACAAGGGGAGGATTGGCAGATGCATTAAATGAAATGGCTGAAAAAAGCAATATAGGAATAACGATATTTGAGGACAAAATCCCTATAAGTGATGAAGTTCAGTCAATTTGTGATATTTTAGGTTTAGATCCATTAACAATAGCTAATGAGGGAAAAGTAGTAATGGCTGTTAAAAAAGAAGATGCCGAAAGATGTTTAGAGATTTTGAGAGAACATCCATTAGGAAAAAATGCAGAAATTATTGGCTATGCTACAAAAGAGCATAAAGGAGTTATAATGGAAACTATTGTAGGTAGGAGAATTGTAGATATGCCAATTGGTGATCCTATACCAAGAGTTTGTTAA